Genomic window (Paraburkholderia phenazinium):
CAACGCGACGATCATCACCTGGTCGGCCGCAGCCGATTCCGCCGTGCGGCGTGCCGTGACGAGAATGCCGTCGGCCTGCGCGCCGTAGGAGATGGTCGGCGCCAGCTTTTCGATGCGCAGGCGCTCGCCGTCGAGTTCGACCGAGCAGGCGCTGGTGCGCATGTTGCCGCCAATGGTCTCCTCGGAGGTCGCCGAGGCGAGCAGCCATTGCTGTTCGACCAGTTGCGCGAGGAGGGCCTGGTGCCACGGCGAGGCGCTGCCATGCGCTTCGATGCAGGCTACCTGGATCTGGTGCATCGCGTACACCATCGCGGTCGAAGCACAGCCTTGCGCGAGGATTTCGCAAATCGCGGCGACGTCGGCGAGCGGCAGGCCCGCGCCGCCGAACGCTTGCGGCACCAGCGCGGAGAGCAGCCGCTCGCGGCGCAGGGCGTCGAACGCTTCGCTCGGAAAGCGGGCTTCGCGGTCCACGGCGTCCGCATGCTGGGCGGCGACCTGCGCCGCGCGCTGGGCGGCGGCGCGCCAGCCGGCGTCGGCTTCGACGGCGGCGAGCGACGCGCCGCCGGCCGTCGGGTCGGGAGGTGGGCCGTCGAGCGGGCCCGCGTCGTGCATCAGCGGGGCGTTCATGCGGCCGCCTTTGCCTGTTGTAGCTCGCTCACCGCGGCGGCCAGCGAATCGATGCTGGAAAAGAGCCGGCGGGTCAGCATGCGGTCGGGAATCTCGATGTCGAACTCGTCTTCGATCGCGAGCATCAGGTGCACGGTCGCGAGCGACGACAGGCCCGCCGCGTAGAGGTCGGCGTCGTCCGCCAGGGTGTCGGGCGGCACGTCGAGACGTGCGGACTCGGAAAGAATGCGTCGCAGTGCAGTTTTCATGGGAAGGCGCCCCCTCAAGGACATGTCGCTAAGCCGCTTCTGGTTGGATTCGCCGCATTCGCCGCCCCCGGGCGGCGAATGCGTTGCCGGATGCGCCGAGCGCTGCAGGTTCGGACGATGTGTGCCGGCTGTCCGTATTTAACTGATCGCGATGCAGCATCGTCGGTGCGCTTCCGCACGGAGATTCAAGGGTCGCCGGAGGTAACGTGCAGTCATGGCAACGGGCTTGTCCCGTCAAACGAATCGCTGGGGGAATCTGATGAACTGGAAAACGCTCGAATTCGAACAGTTCACGGCACGCGAGTTGTATCTGGTCATGCGTGCGCGCAGTGCGGTGTTCGTCGTCGAACAATCCCATGTGTGTCTCGATGCCGATGGGCACGACGAGCAGGCCCTGCATGTCTTCGCAGTCGAAGACATGTCCCGGCCCATGCCGGTGATGGCGTATGCGCGCATTCAGCCTGGCGACGCGGAAGATCCGGAAGTGGTGATCGACAAGGTGTTGACGAGTCCCGCGCGGCGCGGCGACGGCACGGCGGAAATGCTGATCGAGCGGGTGTTGCAGGCGATTGCCGAGCGTTGGGCGGCGCGCGTCGTCCGGGTCACCGCGCCGGTCAGCCTGCGCGGTTTCTACGAGCAGTTCGGCTTTCGCAAGACCGAAGGTCCGTTTCTCGAACATGGGGTGCCGTTCATCGGCCTCACCTGCCAGTTGCGCGGCGCGCGCACGGCCCTGGGAAGCTGGCGCCGCGAGCGCACTGCCGCGCCGGTGGCCAGCACCTTCGAACTGCTCTAAGGGCGCGCGATGAATCGCACTGCGGCTCTGCCGTTGCCGCGCACCCGGGCGCATCCGAAGGCGAGCTCGTTGGCTTCGCGCGTCGCCGGGCCGGTGGGCATGCAGGTCAGCCTGCTGGTCGTGACGCTGGTCCTGATCGTCGCGCATCAGGGCAAGCTGCTCGAGCTGGCGTTCACCCCCATGACGGTGCCGATCGCCTGGCGGCTTTATCGCCGCTATCCGGCGCACTATCTCGGCTTCGTCTGCTGGCTGTTTTTTCTCACGCCTGAAGTGCGGCGCTTTGCCGACTTCTTCAACGGTTCGTTCAATCCGCGCAGCATGATCATGGTCGCGCCGCTGCTCGCGGCGGCCATCTCCGGCATGGCGGTGTTTACGCACTACCGCATGCTGGGGCAGCGTTGCGCCGCGCCGCTGCTGCTGATCATGACGGCGCTGCTGTACGCGTTCCTGATCGGCGTGGTGCGCGCCGGCATTGCGCCGGCGGCGTTCACGCTGTGCGGCTGGATGTTCCCCACGCTGATCGGCTTTCGCATGATCGTGACCTGGCAGGAGTATCCCGCCTATCACCGGGTGCTGCTGAAGACCTTCGTTTACGGCACCTTCGTGATGGGGGCGTACGGCGTGATCCAGTTCGTCAGCCCGCCGCCGTGGGACGCGTTCTGGCTCATCTCCTCGGGCATGGAGTCGGACGGTCTGCCCGTGCCGTTCAGCATGCGCATCTCGAGCACGATGAACTCGTCGGGTCCGTTCGGGATCGCCATCATGGTGGGCCTGTTGATGTCGCTCGCCGCGCGCGGCAAGATGCGCGCCGCCGCGGCCGTGGTGGGCGTGCCGGCGCTGTTGTTCACGTCGGTGCGGGCGGCGTGGGGCGGCTGGACGATCGGGCTGCTGTACCCGCTGGCGATGCTGGACGGCCGCAGCCGCGTCCGCCTGATCGTCGGCGTGGTGGCCTTCGCCGGCATCTGCATGCCGTTGACGATGATCGACGAAATCGCCACGCCGCTGATCAAGCGCGTCGAGTCGTTTCAGAACATCAACGACGACAGCAGCTACCGCGTGCGCGAAAACTTCTACAAGAATTTCCTGTTCACGGCCTTGTCCGATATCTCGGGCGAGGGCTTTGGAATGACCGGTATCGGCACCAAGCTGGCGGACGATCCCACCAAGGTCAACGTCGTGTTCGACAGCGGCCTGATGGAGGTGCCCTACGTGATGGGCTGGCCCGGCACGCTGCTGTATGCCACGGGCCTGCTCACGCTGATCTGGCGAGCCTTCGCCGCGAGCTAC
Coding sequences:
- a CDS encoding acyl carrier protein, whose translation is MKTALRRILSESARLDVPPDTLADDADLYAAGLSSLATVHLMLAIEDEFDIEIPDRMLTRRLFSSIDSLAAAVSELQQAKAAA
- a CDS encoding GNAT family N-acetyltransferase — protein: MNWKTLEFEQFTARELYLVMRARSAVFVVEQSHVCLDADGHDEQALHVFAVEDMSRPMPVMAYARIQPGDAEDPEVVIDKVLTSPARRGDGTAEMLIERVLQAIAERWAARVVRVTAPVSLRGFYEQFGFRKTEGPFLEHGVPFIGLTCQLRGARTALGSWRRERTAAPVASTFELL